Sequence from the Panicum virgatum strain AP13 chromosome 5N, P.virgatum_v5, whole genome shotgun sequence genome:
ACTGTCGCGCCCCCGCGGGGCAAACCAAGATCTCTACGGTTAGCACCCGAGTCGCACCCTCGAGGGGTCAAGCCTCTGCTGGGGTGATCCTCATCCCAACAATGGCTCGGGGgatactgtcgggtaccatgattaggggcaccctaaccatgGGACCAAATCACTCTTAAAACGCAATCACATGTTAGGCAACCAGGCCCACGAAAGCCTACAACCTCCTTCTCATtcggaggaaaggaaaggactcaaagaggcCAAATACGCGGCCCacgtacacagtgcggcccatctgattcccctcgaacccgcgggcgaactccgcctcgctcgagggctccccgccgagaccctcgagggcgccctgcatctccgcctcgctcgagggtagcgagcctaccctcgagagAGCGGATcgactctgcctcgctcgaggccacccctcgacagaaaggacaaacggctATTTGCTCGCCCGttcgccgtacggaggcattaaatgccaaccactctgCATAGTGACTGCAGCTTGGGTcttatccgccaactccggtcactgctccgccattccggacgctgcagcaatactgtgggaacctgcggcgCTGTGCgtgacgtgctcggcactgcacactccactgtgctgccaactcttAGTACTTCCTTCGTACTTTCCCAGCCACAcaaccctcgaacggcatgggcacggccCTCGGAAGCGGCCAcgaccttgaccaggacaagaccccgGCCTGCATGACCCTCGGAGCGCCGCCAAGACAAACACAGGGGACGGTACCCTCTACAGCAAccaccgcaccgcccgccggggctgtcaggacgccggcgcgatctccgcaaggccaaggacgacgcccaggacgactgccacgccagacgccataccccacagtgtactttctacagtagctgacaactgtacccccgcgattcggggagaagacgacgacttccgcgatctttccgtacatgtacaccgcacctccttgtgtctataaaaggaggcggCGGACTCTGTCTTATCGAGGGGCACAGAACACTACTCGCATAACTCACAGAACACACGCGCTCTTGAGCCTGATATTgtcactcgcctcaatcaactcctcctctaacagagacttgggagcttccctccctctcgccttcgcttgtaccccctactacatgCACCCCCGATGCAAGATtatacagtgcactcgcacacccttgctggacgtacggccccgcggccggaagcAGGATAACCCGTGCGTttctgtgttgcctcttgcatcaaccatctgggattaggaacacgcagcatcatcactagttggagCCGGGCCGCCGGGTCTAGGCACCGACAATGGTAGCCTATTTGCTCTCtccactggagttgctctaaggaaACAAAAGCTTGGAAGTTGGAAAAGGATTCCATGAAATTGCTCAGATGAAAATGATTGCGTTCAAGAAACAtagttttttctctctctccttttgaGAGTTCTCTATGAAAAGGGCAGCGgacattggggggggggggggggggggggggggttatacGAGGTATAGAGTAGTTCATCAATTTACCACTTCTTTTTGTTTCGTTAGTAAAACTAGCAGATGCCCATGTGCGACACGCACATGTTTTAAAAAACCAAAAAACAGAACTTTATATTATAGTTAACGTTTACATGTGGTAatgatatatttttaaaaaaaaaccgaATGAATATTTACTGAAGAAAGAGTCCATCTTGGGGCACTTCTATTGGAAATGTTCGGTCCGCTCAAAAAAGTTCGGTAGTAATTGCTCGCCATTAGCTTATGAACCCTTGTGCATTCCACGCCCTTAAACTGAATTCATACGAGTCTTGAATGCCTTGCCTAAAACATTTCTCTAGTGACATCAAATCAATATACCCATAAATGTTTTGCTAGCGACGATTTCCACTTTGTTATGACGTGTAAATTTGTTACGACGTGTACACGAGCAGAAACAACCTCTCGCCTCACACATCGCACCATCCTGTGCATACACTGGAGACCATGATGACCATCCTATCATCTCCGACTTGCATACACTGGAGACCATGATGACCATCCTATCATCTCCGACTATTGACAAAATCGTGCAGCTCAATGGGGAGGTCTTTCCAATCTGTCAAGCTGGTTTCAGTACCACCATTCTGAGCCAGCCTAATCTCGACGCCACCAAAAACCATAAGGTATCGAACGAATTGCTCAATTCTCTGCTCAGTGGCTTCACACTATCCATACTTTGGCCTACCAACGATAATTTGCAGAGCTAATCCTTCTCTAGGCAACCTACACCTGCAATCTTAAAAACACTATTAAGAGATCTGGTGATCTACCCAGAACTTGTCAGAGAACATTTACAAGCTACGAAGAGTGCATGTACCTGAACATTTACACTATTAAGAAGACTATTAATAGATGCTTGcacaaaataaatatatataattcaTATTTCATGGTTTAATAGTGAGAATCCTGGTCATTTGCTTGCACAAAGTTGAATTCATTATCCAAATCATTGACCCCATTAACCTCGTCTCCTGAACTCGAGGATTCATACATTCTTATAGCATGTCCAACACTGGGAAGGCATATTCATTGCATGCGAATTCAAAACATAGTACACCTGCAATATTTGCGGGGTGCCAACATACCACAACCATATCGATAAACTGAATATATATGCCAGGTTCTATCTGTACTGCACATCCAGTCCTTAGAGATTGGTCTGCAATATGCATGGTTCATGAAATTTAACTGCAATTAAAAGAGCCCACATGAGTCAAAGATACTGAAGACTTGTCACAAATTAGTAGGAATGGCATCTCTCGGCATGCACGTGCTCAGAAGACTACATGTAGACAAATCATTCAAACTGCAACTACATGTTGGACGCTGTTGGACTGAACAGTTTTGAGAACATATCTCcacagtggcggatccagaaaaaattttagGAGGGGCTGAAAAACACGCTACAACAACTTGCAGCTCCATTAAGACACCCCACAAAAGAGAAATATAATAGTTTGAAGCAATATGATATTGAAACATCAATGACGgatgaaaatttaaaaatacatcatgaaaaaataaaaatgcagTTTATCCATACCGAAAAGCCAAAGTACGAGACTAATAGACGACGGGCGTGACGGTGACACCCATTATTCATCCGAAGAAGCAATCTACAGAAATAGATACAATTGATTAGTCAAACATATATGAACCTTCAAATTATGAATTTAGAATAGAACAGAGCGTACCATCAAATTTTTAGGCATTAACATACGACGGTTTTTCATCTCTTCAAACCTCTTTTTGATCTTTTCATTTTCAATCTTTCTAAATATCTCCTTCTCATTATATCATATCATCAAGTCATTGAACCATTCATCACCCATTTTACTacgcaaatctgtctttataagGGACATGGCTGAAAATATCCTCTCTACTGAAGCAGTTGCCACTGGTAGTATCAAGGTTAGCTCAATGAGACGATAAACCAATTGATAAGATGTGTTCATCGTAGTCTTTACCATAATTTCAGCAACTTTTCCAAGTTCAGAACATCCAAGGAACTCTTGAGTTCTTCTAGCACGGTTGACGAAGGATTTAAGTTGATTTGGCAAAAGAGCAAGCTCACCAATATCAAAATCGTCAGCATAAATTTCAGCAAGTCTCATAAGTTTATCCACATTGAAATTAGAGAaggagtttcttgggttaaAACAAGCCATACATACTAATAACTCTGAACTGATTTCACTAAATCGATGGTTCAACTCAGTCAAGATGGCATCAATGGCGACAAGAAAAATCTCAACATGATAGTAATGCATGTTTGTTACCTTTTGCTTCCTACGTCTAGATGTCCCTCTGATATTTATTTCCTCATCCATATCCGGCACTTCAATCTCATTCTTCTCACAGAAAGTTTTCACTTTTTTGAGTAAGGGCTCCCATCCATTTTCTCTTATATCCTGCAAGCTATCTTTCACATCCGTTATCAAATGTATAGCTTCAACTATGTCTTGGTCTTTCCTTTGCAAAGCACGTGACAAAATATCTGTCATGCCCAACAATTCTATCATCAAATGCATGATGAACACAAAATCAAAGCTCTCCATTTTTCCAATTAAACCTAAAGCTCCTCCAGTACATGCTGGTTTAACAGAATCTTTCTTGACTATCTCAAGGACATCTATGATAGTCTCCCACATCACCAAAATGCGAAGCAAAGTTTTAAGATGTGAACCCCATCTGGTGTCTCCAGGTCTAGCTAGACCACTTTCCTGGTTTAAACATCTTCCGGTCATAATCACACCATTCTCAATCTTTTCTAGCAACACATCATGATGCTTTGCAAGCAAAACATCCTTTTTCATACAAGATGCACCCACAGTGTTGACTATTGAAGGAACATAGTTAAAGAAATATGTAATATCTGCACTAGAAGTTGAGACAGAAACAACCACTAGTTGCAATTGATGGGCAAAACAATGCACATAGAAAGCATAAGGATTCTCATCACGAATCAATTTCCATTAAATTCACCTCTCATATTAGAAGCTCCATCATACCCTTGCCCACGAAGCATAGAGATTGATAACTTACGACTTTGAAAGCATACGGACCAAAGCTTCTTTCAATGCAATAGTTGTACAACTCTCAACATGCTGAAGTCCAAGAAATCTCTCCATCACTTTCCCTTCATCATTCACAAACCTGCATGCTGTACAACTCTCAACATGCTGAAGATCTTTCTGCACATAAGGAGATAACATTTGGCAATTTTTGTAACCTTTTTCATATGTCGCCTTCACTATCTCAACCTTATCTTTGTACCAATCAACCATTTCTCTAAATGTACCCTTGTTAAGCGAAGTAGAAGACTCATCATGTCCACGGAAAGCATCCCCTTGCATTATGAGAAATCTTGCAACATCTAAAGAAGTTGTCAAACGAATCTCAGCGTTTTTCTTCCTCCTTACCCACTTGAACTAATTTTCTACCCACATTTGTCCTTTGGTTCATAAAGTCTTCACACTTTTGCCTAGCTTCTACATGAGTCTTGCAAACATTGTGCTTATTAAAAGTATCCTTAGCTTTCTTCCAATTCACATAACCT
This genomic interval carries:
- the LOC120673033 gene encoding uncharacterized protein LOC120673033 is translated as MKKDVLLAKHHDVLLEKIENGVIMTGRCLNQESGLARPGDTRWGSHLKTLLRILVMWETIIDVLEIVKKDSVKPACTGGALGLIGKMESFDFVFIMHLMIELLGMTDILSRALQRKDQDIVEAIHLITDVKDSLQDIRENGWEPLLKKVKTFCEKNEIEVPDMDEEINIRGTSRRRKQKVTNMHYYHVEIFLVAIDAILTELNHRFSEISSELLVCMACFNPRNSFSNFNVDKLMRLAEIYADDFDIGELALLPNQLKSFVNRARRTQEFLGCSELGKVAEIMVKTTMNTSYQLVYRLIELTLILPVATASVERIFSAMSLIKTDLRSKMGDEWFNDLMI